DNA from Candidatus Paceibacterota bacterium:
CCGGCCATAATCTTATAATTTTGGCTGCAAATCGCGAATTTCTCGTCAGCGTATCTCGATATGCTTCCTTAAAATTCGACGATTTTCGCACAAAATTTTAAGATTCTTGCTCGGCATTAGATTGTTCTCAAGCTCTAGTATTTCTTGTAAAAATCCATGCTTCCGCTTGAGGAAAAAAGAAAATTCCGAAGGATTTTGTATTCCAAGACCACTCTTTTTATACTCTGTCTGGCGGTTTTTTTTGTGGCAAGAGCTACCTGGGGAGTGTATCAGAAAGAGAAGGAAAGCAGTCAAAATTTAGCGATCACGGAGAGGCGGTTTGATGAGTTGAATAAAAGAAACGACTACCTAAGCGGTGAAATCAAGAAACTTTCCTCGCCAGGCGGGGTGGAAGAAGAAATAAGGCAGAAATTTCGCGTTGCGAAAGCGGGAGAACAAATGGCGGTGATTGTAGATAGCACCGCACCAGCGCCAAGTATCACAGATGATTCCGGAAATGGATGGTGGGCACGATTGTGGGCATGGATTACACGTTGAAATGCGGGATTGGTTTAGTGGCAGAACGCGACCTTCCCAAGGTTGAGGCGGGGTTTCGATTACCCCATCCCGCACTAGAAAAAGCCGAATAGGCTTTTTCGTGCGGGATGAGAAAGGTGTCGAAACACCTTTCGGGGGTAATCGAAAAAGCGGAGCTATGTTTTTGCAGTAGCAAAAACTGCGAGCTAGGGTCGTGAGAATTTGTTCACGACGGTGAACAAATTACTCCTGACCGATTCCCATCCCGCACTAGTTTAATAAGCCCTAGTAGTTCAATGGATAGAACAAACCCGTCCTAAGGGTTGGATGTCAGTTCGATTCTGGCCTGGGGCACAAAAAAAAGAAAAAGCCGATTAACTCGGGCTTTTTCTTTTTTTTGTGCCCCAGAAGAGGCATAAAGATGCCTCTGTGCCAGAATCGAAGCCCGATTGAGCTTCGCCTAATGGCGAACCAATCGGGGTACTGAAACTGTAAGTTTCGATTCCTGCCCGTGACCACAACTTTTCAACAATCCAATTTTGACCTAATCAAAACCCATGGTACTCTATTAGCCAGTTTTGGCTGTTTGAAAGCGGGGAATAGCCAACCTGCGCTGCGAGGGAGTCGCAGTTTTGTTCAATTTTAGTGAGGGAGGTCGCATGCTAGTGATCGCGCCGTTCGATACAAGGGCTTTGTCAGTGGATCGGGGGGATCCAAAGACAAAAAAGGAATTGGGGGCGGATGATTTTTTCGTTTTCATTGAGGCAATCGTCAGATCGGGCCAAGTAATTAAGCCCGGTGCGCCGAAGGTGAAGGTTGTAAAGGTTGGGCGCTACAAGGTGCCCATCAATGTAACTCTCACGGCGAGCCTGAGTCCTCAGCTCAAGAAGTTGTGGAACGAGAAGGTCGAGTACGCTCACCTGGAACACTGGTCCCAAACGGTGACTGAAGCCATCATTTGTTCCGTTCAAGCGGTTATGGTTGAACACCTCGGCCTGACCTGGGACCCAATTTTGAAGCGGATCAGGTAGATTGTTTGGGAGTGCGAGTCTTTGTTGCCGAAAAGCGACAGAGACTCGTTTTATTTTCTCGATTTTTTGCTATACTTCTTGTTATGGATCCCGAAATAAAAACTCTGCTCGAAAAAAATCTTGCTTTGAACCAAGAAAACAATCAGCTTCTCAAAAAGATGAATCGACGAGCAAAATTCGGTTCGATAATGCACCTCATTTATTGGCTCATTATTATCGGGTTTAGCGTCGGCTCGTATTATTTCATCCAGCCGTATATCAATCAGTTGATTTCAACATATTCCAGTATTCAAACGGGTGTGGATAATTTCAACAGTTTCAATCCTTTTAAAAAATAGACGGATTTCTTCCTTCTCTAATTAACTTGATAAGATAGCCCAAAACGGGTAAAGTACTACTTGTTCTAGCTCGAAAGTCGTCTGAAGAGCTAGTGTATTTGGTCGAAAATTTTTACGCCTTCGGCTAAAAATCTTTCGATCCGAATTTTGTGTGGCAAAATTCGCCGAGGTAGCTCAGTTGGTAGAGCATTCCCCTGAAGAGGGAAGGGTCACCAGTTCGAACCTGGTCCTCGGCACAAGAAAAACCGCCCGAAAGGGCGGTTTTCTCTTGACCGAGGAAAGAGGCAAACTGCTTTGCCTCTGGCCAGCTTCGAAAGGGTTTTCGTTATTTGCTGGAAGCAAATCGAAAACCACCTGGCTATGTAGTAGTCGAACCTGGGTCTCGGCACAAAAAAACGGACCCTGTTTGCCGTAAGGCATTCAGGGTCCGAAGTGTTCTCATACTATTGCGAGATTTTTTCTACGAGCACTCGCCATCTGGAATCCCACCCCTTCCATCCCCCTCGCACAGGAGTGAAATCAAGGCCGCGTTTGAATT
Protein-coding regions in this window:
- a CDS encoding septum formation initiator family protein, producing the protein MLPLEEKRKFRRILYSKTTLFILCLAVFFVARATWGVYQKEKESSQNLAITERRFDELNKRNDYLSGEIKKLSSPGGVEEEIRQKFRVAKAGEQMAVIVDSTAPAPSITDDSGNGWWARLWAWITR